A stretch of Microbacterium sp. 4R-513 DNA encodes these proteins:
- a CDS encoding pyridoxamine 5'-phosphate oxidase family protein — protein MTEVTGTEANARIKDLVEDIDFTMLTTIDADGNLVGRPMSTRQMDENGDIWFFTSDHTKKVDEVEADHDVALSYLDAKGMRFVSVAGTARVVHDQAKMQELYTPSLDIWFEDGLDTPGIALLRVTPVEAEFWEPAQGKIVMAAKMVKSLVTHDTPDDTMSHGRLSD, from the coding sequence ATGACCGAAGTCACCGGAACAGAAGCGAACGCACGGATCAAGGACCTCGTCGAGGACATCGACTTCACGATGCTGACCACGATCGATGCCGACGGCAATCTCGTCGGTCGCCCGATGAGCACGCGCCAGATGGACGAGAACGGCGACATCTGGTTCTTCACGTCCGATCACACCAAGAAGGTCGACGAGGTGGAGGCCGATCACGACGTCGCGCTGTCGTACCTCGATGCGAAGGGCATGCGGTTCGTGTCGGTCGCCGGCACCGCCCGAGTCGTGCACGACCAGGCGAAGATGCAGGAGCTCTACACCCCCTCGCTCGACATCTGGTTCGAGGACGGGCTCGACACCCCCGGCATCGCGCTGCTGCGCGTCACGCCGGTCGAGGCGGAGTTCTGGGAGCCCGCGCAGGGCAAGATCGTCATGGCCGCGAAGATGGTCAAGTCCCTCGTGACCCACGACACGCCGGACGACACGATGTCGCACGGCCGCCTCAGCGACTGA
- a CDS encoding YlxR family protein translates to MEPVRTCVGCRTRASRSSLLRVVAIDSVLVPDERAVMPGRGAWVHETRECMDAALRRRAFVRALRVSGPLDTQTIEKRLNGYGNKVNGSK, encoded by the coding sequence ATGGAACCTGTACGAACGTGCGTCGGATGTCGCACGCGTGCTTCCCGCTCCTCCCTGCTCAGGGTGGTCGCCATCGATTCCGTTCTCGTCCCCGACGAGCGCGCGGTGATGCCGGGCAGGGGCGCGTGGGTGCACGAGACGCGCGAGTGCATGGATGCCGCACTCCGGCGCCGCGCCTTCGTACGGGCACTCCGTGTGTCAGGCCCGCTTGACACGCAGACCATCGAGAAACGGCTGAACGGCTATGGAAACAAAGTGAACGGCTCGAAATGA
- a CDS encoding DUF1206 domain-containing protein has product MDTPSEVKADAKEAARKVESSPALRWLARAGYVANGVVHALVGIIVLILAFGGSGESDQAGAFKAIASAPVGFAALWALAVALWALGAWHAAEGLLAPNPKGGTGGALRKWGRRLAEWGQAVVFVALGIFASAVALGARPNGEKAAESASRGLLTVPGGPLVLGLIGIGIGIGGITFVVMGILRSFEKQMDLPDGGFGAAIKLLGIVGFVAKGIALLVLGVILVIAAVRLDPKAAGGLDGAIQAILRLPIGPWLAGLVGIGFLAYAVFCGFRARYARIDGPPVSGRSRRRDRRRP; this is encoded by the coding sequence GTGGACACTCCGAGCGAGGTGAAGGCCGACGCGAAGGAGGCCGCTCGCAAGGTGGAGTCCAGCCCGGCTCTGCGGTGGCTCGCCCGCGCCGGGTACGTCGCCAACGGCGTGGTCCATGCCCTCGTCGGCATCATCGTCCTCATCCTCGCCTTCGGCGGCAGCGGCGAGAGCGACCAGGCGGGCGCGTTCAAGGCGATCGCCTCGGCTCCCGTGGGCTTCGCCGCACTGTGGGCCCTCGCGGTGGCGCTGTGGGCGCTCGGCGCGTGGCACGCCGCCGAGGGGCTGCTCGCTCCGAACCCGAAGGGCGGCACGGGCGGCGCGCTCAGGAAATGGGGCCGTCGCCTGGCCGAGTGGGGGCAGGCGGTGGTCTTCGTCGCACTGGGCATCTTCGCGTCAGCCGTCGCGCTCGGAGCGCGTCCGAACGGCGAGAAGGCCGCCGAGAGCGCGAGCCGGGGTCTGCTCACCGTCCCGGGAGGGCCGCTCGTGCTCGGGCTCATCGGCATCGGCATCGGCATCGGCGGCATCACCTTCGTCGTCATGGGGATCCTGCGCAGCTTCGAGAAGCAGATGGATCTGCCGGACGGCGGATTCGGAGCCGCGATCAAGCTGCTCGGCATCGTGGGATTCGTCGCCAAGGGGATCGCGCTTCTCGTCCTGGGTGTCATCCTCGTGATCGCCGCGGTCCGCCTGGACCCGAAGGCGGCCGGCGGCCTCGACGGCGCCATTCAGGCGATCCTCCGCCTCCCCATCGGCCCCTGGCTGGCGGGGCTCGTCGGGATCGGCTTCCTCGCGTACGCGGTGTTCTGCGGGTTCCGCGCCCGCTACGCCCGGATCGACGGTCCTCCCGTCAGCGGCCGCAGTCGTCGACGGGATCGTCGGCGTCCGTGA
- the infB gene encoding translation initiation factor IF-2, producing MAAKPRVHEIASELGVDSKVALAKLKELGEFVKSPSSTIEPPVARKLRAALEADGAAKPAAASAQTPAPSARPAGRPGPVRPAAPAAPAAPAASAPAAPARPAAAPAPAPAAPAPAPKPAEPAAPAAQAAPAPAETAPATPAAKAGGPKPGPASPTPQPPRPGGTPRPGNNPFASSQGMGQRPGGPRPGNNPFASSQGMGQRPTPGNIPRPQAPRPGAPRPGAPRPGGAGRPGGGGRPGAPFQQRPGGPGRPGGAGGGFQRPGGAPGGAPGGGFAGRPGGGGGRGRGPGGGTAGAFGKGGGKSKQRKSRRAKRQEFEMRSAPVVGGVNVSKGNGEIIRLRRGASIADFADKLEALRGYTVQPGTLVTILFNLGEMATATESLDEATFEVLGAELGYKIQMVSPEDEDKELLEGFGLDLEAELEAEDEDDLEIRPPVVTVMGHVDHGKTRLLDAIRQTNVVAAEAGGITQHIGAYQVWTEHDGIERAITFIDTPGHEAFTAMRARGAQVTDIAILVVAADDGIMPQTVEALNHAQAAGVPIVVAVNKVDKPEANPAKVRQQLTEYGLVAEEYGGDVMFVDVSARQNTGIQELLDAVLLTADAGLDLTANPNKDARGVAIEAKLDKGRGSVATVLIQSGTLRVGDAIVAGTAYGRVRAMIDENGDAVEEAYPSRPVQVQGLNSVPRAGDTFIVTEEDRTARQIAEKREAAERNAQLAKARKRISLEDFTRALEEGKVESLNLIIKGDVSGAVEALEESLLKIEVDESVQLRIIHRGVGAITESDINLATIDNAIVIGFNVRPDTKARERAAREGVDVRFYSVIYNAIDDVEQSLKGLLKPEYEEVQSGVAEIREVFRSSKFGNIAGVIVRSGTITRNAKARVIRDGVVIADGLAIESLRRFKDDVTEVRTDFEAGIGLGKYNDIQIGDEIETTELVEKPRG from the coding sequence GTGGCTGCCAAACCACGCGTGCACGAGATCGCCTCGGAACTCGGCGTCGACAGCAAGGTCGCTCTGGCCAAGCTGAAGGAGCTCGGAGAGTTCGTCAAGAGCCCCTCGTCCACTATCGAGCCCCCCGTGGCTCGCAAGCTTCGCGCTGCCCTCGAGGCGGACGGGGCTGCCAAGCCTGCTGCTGCCTCTGCGCAGACGCCGGCTCCTTCCGCGCGCCCCGCGGGCCGTCCCGGCCCCGTGCGCCCCGCTGCGCCTGCAGCACCCGCCGCTCCCGCGGCATCCGCTCCTGCGGCTCCGGCTCGCCCGGCCGCCGCTCCGGCGCCCGCCCCCGCAGCTCCGGCACCGGCCCCCAAGCCGGCGGAGCCCGCCGCTCCCGCAGCGCAGGCGGCCCCGGCGCCTGCTGAGACGGCTCCGGCGACTCCCGCTGCCAAGGCCGGCGGTCCCAAGCCCGGCCCGGCTTCGCCGACGCCGCAGCCGCCGCGGCCCGGCGGCACGCCGCGTCCCGGCAACAACCCCTTCGCGTCGAGCCAGGGCATGGGTCAGCGTCCCGGTGGCCCGCGTCCGGGCAACAACCCCTTCGCGTCGAGCCAGGGCATGGGCCAGCGGCCCACCCCGGGCAACATCCCGCGCCCGCAGGCACCGCGCCCCGGCGCACCGCGTCCCGGCGCCCCCCGCCCCGGTGGTGCGGGTCGTCCGGGCGGCGGCGGTCGTCCCGGCGCGCCCTTCCAGCAGCGTCCCGGCGGCCCCGGTCGTCCCGGCGGCGCAGGCGGCGGCTTCCAGCGTCCCGGTGGAGCGCCCGGTGGCGCCCCCGGTGGTGGCTTCGCCGGTCGTCCCGGTGGCGGCGGCGGTCGTGGCCGCGGCCCCGGCGGTGGCACCGCGGGTGCCTTCGGCAAGGGCGGCGGCAAGTCCAAGCAGCGCAAGTCGCGTCGCGCGAAGCGTCAAGAGTTCGAGATGCGGTCGGCGCCGGTCGTCGGCGGCGTCAACGTCTCGAAGGGCAACGGCGAGATCATCCGCCTGCGCCGTGGCGCGTCGATCGCCGACTTCGCCGACAAGCTCGAGGCGCTGCGCGGCTACACCGTGCAGCCCGGCACGCTCGTGACGATCCTCTTCAACCTCGGCGAGATGGCCACGGCCACCGAGTCGCTGGATGAGGCGACCTTCGAGGTGCTCGGCGCCGAGCTCGGCTACAAGATCCAGATGGTCTCGCCCGAGGACGAGGACAAGGAGCTCCTCGAGGGCTTCGGTCTCGACCTCGAGGCCGAGCTTGAGGCGGAGGACGAGGACGACCTCGAGATCCGGCCTCCCGTCGTGACCGTCATGGGTCACGTCGATCACGGTAAGACGCGACTGCTCGACGCCATCCGCCAGACCAACGTGGTCGCGGCCGAGGCCGGCGGCATCACGCAGCACATCGGTGCGTACCAGGTCTGGACCGAGCACGACGGCATCGAGCGCGCCATCACGTTCATCGACACCCCGGGTCACGAGGCGTTCACCGCCATGCGTGCCCGTGGTGCGCAGGTCACCGACATCGCGATCCTCGTGGTCGCGGCCGACGACGGCATCATGCCGCAGACGGTCGAGGCGCTGAACCACGCCCAGGCGGCCGGCGTTCCGATCGTGGTCGCGGTCAACAAGGTGGACAAGCCCGAGGCCAACCCCGCCAAGGTGCGCCAGCAGCTCACCGAGTACGGCCTCGTCGCCGAGGAGTACGGCGGCGACGTCATGTTCGTCGACGTCTCGGCGCGCCAGAACACCGGCATCCAGGAGCTCCTCGACGCCGTGCTGCTCACGGCGGATGCGGGTCTGGACCTCACGGCGAACCCGAACAAGGACGCCCGAGGCGTCGCGATCGAGGCCAAGCTCGACAAGGGCCGCGGCTCTGTCGCGACGGTGCTCATCCAGTCGGGAACGCTGCGCGTCGGCGATGCGATCGTCGCGGGCACCGCGTACGGCCGCGTCCGCGCCATGATCGACGAGAACGGCGATGCGGTCGAAGAGGCCTACCCGTCCCGTCCGGTCCAGGTGCAGGGACTCAACTCGGTCCCGCGCGCCGGCGACACGTTCATCGTCACCGAAGAGGACCGCACGGCCCGCCAGATCGCCGAGAAGCGTGAAGCGGCCGAGCGCAACGCCCAGCTGGCCAAGGCCCGCAAGCGCATCTCGCTCGAGGACTTCACCCGCGCTCTCGAAGAGGGCAAGGTCGAGTCGCTCAACCTCATCATCAAGGGCGACGTGTCGGGTGCCGTCGAGGCGCTCGAGGAGTCGCTCCTCAAGATCGAGGTCGACGAGTCGGTGCAGCTGCGGATCATCCACCGCGGCGTCGGCGCGATCACCGAGTCCGACATCAACCTCGCGACGATCGACAACGCGATCGTCATCGGGTTCAACGTCCGTCCCGACACGAAGGCGCGCGAGCGCGCCGCTCGCGAGGGTGTCGATGTCCGGTTCTACTCGGTCATCTACAACGCGATCGACGACGTCGAGCAGTCGCTCAAGGGTCTGCTCAAGCCCGAGTACGAAGAGGTCCAGTCCGGTGTGGCCGAGATCCGCGAGGTGTTCCGCTCCTCGAAGTTCGGCAACATCGCGGGTGTCATCGTCCGCTCCGGCACGATCACCCGCAACGCCAAGGCTCGCGTCATCCGCGACGGCGTCGTCATCGCCGATGGCCTGGCCATCGAGTCGCTGCGCCGCTTCAAGGACGACGTCACCGAGGTCCGCACGGACTTCGAGGCGGGCATCGGCCTCGGCAAGTACAACGACATCCAGATCGGCGACGAGATCGAGACGACCGAGCTCGTCGAGAAGCCTCGCGGCTGA
- a CDS encoding lipase family protein, whose product MSESARAGRRWLRWSVLPRVLAGAPAQLLLVVGVLIVTLALLIVARPLTSLLLLGLYVGVSAIVSGVIELGTRHPSPSWWTRVVSVLWIALGLAVIVWLGRSLELLPVALAVLLVAGGLASIGDAISGGRASQRVLSACWGVAQVGFGILALTWPVVTVLVVAVVFGIRMLVFGGSLVVRGVRMLAGRRSELDGGIAAEPSRRARAWAAAGRYALAVLLIATTAVGWWVDDWLERGAPVVDAFYDPPAEVPRGHGELIRVAGYPGQSPAGGEVKRILYTTRDAIGRPAVASALVIVPTRPHSGPRRVVSWNHGTTGVARGCAPSLRDDAATKWAIPALEDALARGWVVVASDYAGQGAPGVFPYLIGAGEAKSSLDAVLAASRIDGLWLSREIVVWGHSQGGHAALWAEPVAADYAPTLRIRGTAVLSPVTDTAALADELTKGDTNALLSVVIAWVLVPYADTYPEIDLGDYVAPGGRLIVRELTQRCPSEPGALVSVVAALGVSETTPLYTGDLTAGPFGRRLAQNEAKGPWQAPVLLTWGTADEVIPPDLQEDFVEKACAQGTRLRWVVMQGSDHLGVLLPPSRFLPTLVRWTDARFTDADDPVDDCGR is encoded by the coding sequence ATGAGCGAGTCGGCGCGGGCGGGGCGGAGGTGGCTGCGCTGGAGCGTGCTGCCTCGAGTCCTCGCCGGTGCGCCCGCGCAGCTCCTGCTCGTCGTGGGCGTCCTCATCGTGACGCTCGCGCTCCTCATCGTCGCCCGGCCGCTCACGTCGCTCCTCCTTCTGGGGCTCTACGTCGGTGTGAGCGCCATCGTCTCGGGGGTCATCGAGCTGGGGACGAGGCATCCGTCGCCCTCGTGGTGGACGCGAGTCGTCTCGGTGCTCTGGATCGCCCTCGGCCTGGCGGTGATCGTGTGGCTCGGCCGCAGCCTCGAGCTTCTGCCGGTCGCGCTCGCCGTGCTGCTCGTCGCGGGCGGCCTCGCCTCGATCGGCGACGCGATCTCCGGCGGGCGGGCCAGCCAGCGCGTGCTCTCGGCGTGCTGGGGCGTCGCTCAGGTGGGGTTCGGCATCCTCGCGCTCACGTGGCCGGTCGTCACGGTGCTCGTGGTCGCCGTCGTCTTCGGAATCCGGATGCTGGTCTTCGGCGGCTCGCTCGTCGTCCGGGGCGTGCGGATGCTCGCCGGACGGCGATCCGAGCTCGACGGGGGCATCGCGGCGGAGCCTTCGCGACGAGCCCGTGCCTGGGCCGCCGCCGGTCGATACGCGCTCGCCGTGCTGCTCATCGCCACGACGGCGGTCGGATGGTGGGTCGACGATTGGCTCGAGCGCGGAGCACCGGTCGTGGACGCGTTCTACGACCCGCCGGCAGAGGTGCCGCGCGGCCACGGGGAGCTCATTCGCGTCGCCGGCTATCCCGGTCAGTCACCCGCCGGGGGAGAGGTGAAGCGCATCCTGTACACGACGCGCGACGCGATCGGCCGGCCCGCCGTGGCCAGCGCGCTCGTGATCGTGCCGACGCGACCGCACTCGGGGCCGCGCCGCGTCGTGTCGTGGAATCACGGCACGACGGGTGTGGCGCGCGGGTGCGCACCGAGCCTGCGGGACGACGCTGCCACGAAGTGGGCGATCCCGGCGCTGGAGGATGCGCTGGCGCGGGGCTGGGTCGTCGTCGCGTCGGACTACGCGGGGCAGGGGGCGCCGGGCGTCTTCCCCTATCTGATCGGCGCCGGCGAGGCGAAGTCGTCGCTGGACGCTGTTCTCGCGGCGAGCCGGATAGACGGGCTCTGGCTCTCCCGCGAGATCGTGGTCTGGGGTCATTCCCAGGGCGGCCATGCCGCGCTGTGGGCGGAACCCGTGGCGGCCGACTACGCGCCGACGCTGCGGATCCGCGGGACGGCGGTGCTCTCACCGGTGACCGACACCGCGGCCCTCGCCGACGAGCTCACGAAGGGCGACACGAACGCGCTCCTCTCGGTCGTGATCGCATGGGTCCTCGTGCCCTACGCCGACACCTACCCCGAGATCGACCTCGGGGACTACGTGGCACCCGGCGGCCGGCTGATCGTCCGGGAGCTCACCCAGCGGTGCCCCTCGGAGCCGGGCGCGCTGGTCTCGGTCGTCGCTGCGCTGGGCGTGTCGGAGACGACGCCGCTGTACACGGGCGATCTCACGGCGGGCCCGTTCGGCCGCCGTCTCGCGCAGAACGAAGCGAAGGGGCCGTGGCAGGCACCGGTCCTGCTGACCTGGGGCACCGCCGACGAGGTCATCCCCCCGGACCTTCAGGAGGACTTCGTCGAGAAGGCGTGCGCGCAGGGGACGAGGCTCCGCTGGGTCGTCATGCAGGGCTCGGACCACCTCGGCGTCCTGCTCCCGCCATCGCGCTTCCTCCCCACGCTCGTGCGGTGGACGGATGCCCGCTTCACGGACGCCGACGATCCCGTCGACGACTGCGGCCGCTGA
- the nusA gene encoding transcription termination factor NusA, translated as MDIDLGLLRTVEREKEIPFDELVRIIEQAILTAYAKHTSPTGELPPGARAELDRKTGHVAVFIPLLDDEGAAIGEEESTPEDFGRIAAFAAKQVISQRLRDIADDAVLGEFRGKEGDIVAGVVQQGPNPRMVHVDLGTVEAILPPEEQVAGEQYPHGSRLRVYVTSVAKGTKGPQITVSRTHPGLVRKLFALEVPEIAAGLVEIVSLAREAGHRTKIAVKANDPTINAKGACIGELGRRVRAVTEELGGEKIDIVDYDPELAKFVANALSPAKVTSSFVLDASSKAVRALVPDYQLSLAIGKEGQNARLAAKLTGAKIDIQPDSILEDA; from the coding sequence GTGGACATCGATCTCGGACTGCTGCGGACCGTCGAGCGCGAGAAGGAGATCCCCTTCGATGAACTCGTGCGGATCATCGAGCAGGCGATCCTGACCGCCTACGCCAAGCACACCTCTCCCACCGGCGAGCTTCCCCCGGGTGCGCGCGCCGAGCTCGATCGCAAGACCGGCCATGTCGCCGTCTTCATCCCGCTCCTCGACGACGAAGGCGCCGCCATCGGCGAGGAGGAGTCGACTCCCGAGGACTTCGGCCGCATCGCGGCCTTCGCCGCGAAGCAGGTCATCAGCCAGCGCCTCCGCGACATCGCCGACGACGCCGTGCTGGGCGAGTTCCGCGGCAAGGAGGGCGACATCGTCGCCGGCGTCGTGCAGCAGGGTCCGAATCCCCGCATGGTGCACGTCGACCTCGGCACCGTCGAGGCCATCCTGCCGCCGGAGGAGCAGGTGGCGGGGGAGCAGTACCCCCACGGATCCCGGCTGCGCGTGTACGTCACGTCGGTCGCAAAGGGGACGAAAGGGCCGCAGATCACCGTCTCGCGGACCCATCCGGGCCTCGTCCGCAAGCTCTTCGCTCTCGAGGTGCCCGAGATCGCCGCGGGTCTCGTCGAGATCGTCTCGCTCGCCCGCGAAGCCGGCCACCGCACCAAGATCGCCGTCAAGGCGAACGACCCGACGATCAACGCCAAGGGCGCCTGCATCGGCGAGCTCGGCCGGCGGGTCCGCGCCGTGACCGAGGAGCTGGGCGGCGAGAAGATCGACATCGTCGACTACGACCCGGAGCTCGCGAAGTTCGTCGCGAACGCGCTGTCGCCCGCGAAGGTCACGTCGAGCTTCGTGCTGGATGCCTCCAGCAAGGCCGTGCGGGCGCTCGTGCCCGACTACCAGCTGTCGCTCGCGATCGGCAAGGAGGGTCAGAACGCCCGCCTCGCCGCCAAGCTCACGGGCGCCAAGATCGACATCCAGCCGGACAGCATCCTCGAGGACGCCTGA